From Nitrospiria bacterium:
TGTGGCAGGAGAAAGTTCTTGTTACAGACTTCTGGCTTTTATTGCATTAAAGATGGAGCTGGCTTGGAGGAAAACGCCGGTGGGCAGGGTGAATCATAGATTACACTGGTTCACTAAATTCACACAAAATACTTGACAGTACCACATTTTTGCTTAAAGCCTATTCAAACGATAAAGGGTATAAGATCTTTGGAGAAAGGAAATTGTTTTTCATTGTGACGGGAACGAGTCTCTTGTTGTAAAAAGAAGTTTTACAATACCTACCGGGCCCAACTGGGCAATGAATTATTAAAAATGAGTTTTCAGTTAGGTTGTAAAAGGGCAATTTGAGGACCCCCTTAAGGCTTTAAAGGTATTGGTGGAAACAGGTAAGTATTGTAACCATTTGAAATTTAATTGTTTTTAAATAAAATTAAAATTTTCCCCCCTCCCTTGACTTCCCCCATTTCATGGTTAGAAAGAAAGGCGCAAAGATAATATAACGATAACCAATTAGAAAGGAAGGTGGTTGTTATGTCACTCGTACGATGGGAACCATTTAAAGATGCCGTTTCACTTCAAGACCGGATGAACCGTATGTTAAGGGAGCCTTTTTTGAGACCCTTTATTGAAGAGGAGGATGGGATTGGGTTGAGCACCTGGGCTCCAAGTGTAGATGTTTATGAGGATGAGGAAAAATTGGTCATCAAAGCGGAGCTTCCTGAAATGAACCAGAAAGATATTGGAGTCCATGTGGAAGAAAACCAGTTGACCATTACAGGCGAAAGGAAACTGGAAAAAGAAGAGAAAAAGGAAAAATACCACAAAATTGAGCGAAGCTATGGAACCTTTAGCCGGACCTTTACGCTTCCTTCAACGGTAGACCAGGACAAAATTAAAGCCCATTATGATCGAGGGGTTTTAAAAATTGAACTGCCAAAGAAAGAGGAGACAAAACCGCGTCATATCGCAATTGACGTAAAATAACTTAAAAAGGGGAGGGTTTTCCTCCCCTTTTTTTTTGCTATTCTTTTTTGTTAGTCGATTCTTCCCTACAGGTTTTACCTTCCACATTTCCTTTCTTTTATCATTAAAACCCTTTTAACATTGATTGGGTGTTTCCATGGGTCCTATAATGATCCAGGTAATTTTTTTAGGATTTACCAAATTTTAAGTTATATCCATTATGTTTTAAAGGGGTGGAAGGAAAATGGCCAAAAACCATATCCATATCAAGGGGGCCCAACAAAATAACCTGAAAAGCCTGAATCTGAAGCTTCCTCTCAATGAATTAATTGTTGTGACCGGTGTCAGTGGGTCAGGAAAATCCTCATTGGCATTTGACACGATATATGCAGAAGGCCAACGTCGGTATGTCGAGACCTTTTCCCCGTATGCAAGACAGTTTTTAGACCGCATGGATAAACCCCATGTGGACCGCATTGAAGGAATTCCCCCAACGATTGCTATTGATCAGACCAACCCGGTTCGAACCTCCCGCTCCACGGTGGGTACCATGACGGAATTAAATGATCATCTGAAACTTTTTTTTGCCCGAGCGGCTCAATTGTTCTGTAAGGGTTGCGGTCAGCCGGTTCAGTGTGACACCCCGGATCGTATATTCAAGCATTTGCTGAAAAAGGATCTGTTTGCGAATGATACAGGTTTACTGATTGTTTTTCCGGTGAAAGTCCCGATAAATTTTTCTAGAGGTGAAATCAAAAATCTGCTTGCCCAGCAGGGTTACACAAAGATTCATCGGGAAGATGAGGGTGTCATTGAGGTGATCCAGGATCGTGTTGTGTTTAATGAGAAAAAGCAACAAAGGATCATTGAAGGACTTGAAGCCGCCCTTCGCTTTGGTCAAGGGATGGTTTTCATCTATCCCCTTGATCGTTCAGGGAATAGCCTTTCCCCTGTGCGCTTTTCCTCTGGATTGCACTGTCCGAAATGTAATTTATATTATCGCGGGCCGGTTCCCAACCTGTTTTCCTTTAACTCTCCTATCGGGGCATGTGAAGCCTGCCGTGGATTTGGGAGAACCATGGGGATCGATTTCAGCCTGGTCATTCCAGACGAAACGAAAACCCTTGCAGGGGGTGCGATAAAACCGTGGCAGACGGAAAGCAACAGAGAATGCCAGGAAGATCTGATCCGGTTTGCACGAAAGCGAGGGATCCCCACTGGGATTTCATGGAAAAGGCTTAAAGATGTCCACAAGCGCTGGGTCATAGAAGGGGAAGGTTTTTGGGAGGATGGGAAATGGTATGGGGTCAAACGTTTTTTTAATTGGCTTGAGACCAAGAGTTACAAAATGCATATCCGGGTTTTGTTGTCAAAGTATCGGGCCTATAATCTGTGTGCGGTTTGTGGGGGTTCCCGCCTCAAGGAAGAGGCCTTGGTGTGGCGTTTGGGAAGCCAAAACGATGCAAAAAGTGTCATTTCTCTGAATCGCCGTTTTAATCCCCCTTTTAATCAATTATCCGACCAGGCTTTTTTCTCCCTCCCAGGTTTAACCTTCCATGACGTGATACTTTTACCCATTGAAAGGTGTTATGAATTTTTTAATCAACTTCATCTTCCCTCTCCCTTGGATGCGGCATTGGACTTGCTCTTAAAAGAGATTCGAATCCGGCTTCAATATTTGGTTCAAGTGGGATTGGGTTATCTAACTTTAGATCGGCAATCTCGAACCTTGAGCGGGGGAGAAGTCCAGCGAATTAATTTGACCACTGCCCTGGGAACTTCTCTGGTTAATACGCTTTTTGTTTTGGATGAACCCAGTATTGGTTTACACCCTCGGGATATGGGCCGTGTTATCGAGGTCCTTCGACAGTTACAAAAGGCAGGCAATTCGCTGATTGTGGTAGAGCATGATCCTCAAATCATGCTTGCAGCAGATCGGATTTTGGATTTGGGCCCAGGACCCGGAGCAAAAGGAGGGAGGGTTGTTTTTTGGGGTACTCCCAAGGAATTATTAGGTTCCAAACGTTCTTTGACCGCAGATTATCTCTCTGGGAGAAAAGCGGTCGCATCCAATGAGGAAGGTCTGCCCAAACCTCCTGCAACACTCCATTTAGAAATTCTGGGGGCATCTGAAAACAATTTGAAAGAAATTGACGTTAAAATTCCTTTGAACCGATTGGTCTGTATTACCGGGGTAAGCGGATCTGGAAAATCCACTTTGGTTCAAGATATTTGTTATAAGGCCATTCGAAAAATAAAAGGACATCCGGTAGATCCCCCCGGGAAATACAGGGCCCTCCGGGGACATGAAAAAATCCAGGAGGTGGTCCTGGTGGATCAATCTCCCATCGGAAAAACCACGCGCTCTAACCCTTCTACCTATGTGGGTGCTTTGGATTCAATCCGAAAAGCTTTTGCCAATGAACCTTTGTCCAAAGAAAGGGGGTATTCTGCGGGAACATTCAGTTTCAACTCAGGGCGGGGGCGTTGTGGGACCTGTGGCGGAAATGGGTTTGAACATGTTGAAATGC
This genomic window contains:
- a CDS encoding Hsp20/alpha crystallin family protein, coding for MSLVRWEPFKDAVSLQDRMNRMLREPFLRPFIEEEDGIGLSTWAPSVDVYEDEEKLVIKAELPEMNQKDIGVHVEENQLTITGERKLEKEEKKEKYHKIERSYGTFSRTFTLPSTVDQDKIKAHYDRGVLKIELPKKEETKPRHIAIDVK